The Bicyclus anynana chromosome 12, ilBicAnyn1.1, whole genome shotgun sequence genomic interval CGATGAACAAGGTTTTGTAGCCGTTTAAAAAGCAGTACACCTACCCCGCTCACGCTTGTAAGGTCAGCCGTGCGGAGTCTGGTCGAGTGGACTAGTCATAAATATTCGTCAAGGCAAATAGAAATGAGAGCAATTAGCATAAAGTGTATTACATAAGCAGGTGCGAACTGTTACGCACCGGCGCGACGTACAGCGGGCGAGGAAATAAAGTGGCGTGTTTTAAAATCGACAAGGTCGCACCTTGGTCTTGGTCGTGACATTGTCGGCTTACGAAACGATTGTAGCTGGGCCacttgtttaataataataattggaagCTTAAAACATATTTGGACCACTGAACTGTGAAATCtgctaataatgtaaataaaattataaccgGTATCACATTCTGCGCAGAATATAATTCAGAAAAAATGTCTATTAATAAATGTCTAAAAATAttccttgcattttaaagaTTACACGCAAGTTTCACAGTGATTGTGGTCGTACTCCACCGAAATGTCCGAAATTTCGGGTAGATAAGAATCGTATTGTTCACCTGACTGAACACGTAAAACACTAAAGCTAACGCtcattctatataatataatacactcCTATAATATAATCGCGGTTTTAGTGCTTTAGcatgaaagaaaatatatcagaACACATACAACAACAACGTATACCTGCAGAGTAGATACACCAGCACTTTCAGATGTCAAAAGCTGGTGTAACCGATACCGAGATAATATGACTTACCAACAAATTAACTGATGCAAAATCTTGTAGAAATGAATTTACAGATGCCAATAGTGTCAAACTTGACGATAGATTAACGTCACTCACTGTGAAGCCTGAAGGTCGACATCATAATGCACCACTTTggaatttatctatttatacaGCCCACCCGAATCTGAGCTTGTTTTTCAACTTTGGTGGCCTTGTTTCGAGCAATAATAATCTGTTTTTTATTGGATAATCTAACTACCAACAGCAATTACATCATAATATAACGGACGAGGGACTTGTagtagccagacatacctagCATAATAAAAGCCGAAGGCAATTCCGTAGCCAATGTTGGAGTTTGCATTGCGGCTTGTAGGGTTTGCAAGGTCCCTCAGCCGACCCGACATagcctatttttaaatttttcggcATCGTTTAAGTAACCCTATTCCTCAGACACTTGTcatcgcggcaacccttcgaaaaacccCGTAATAACCCCGTAAAAtcaaacttcaagggtctctgGGGAAGGGTTGTCAAGAAGCCAAGGTTCTGCCAACTAGAGACAATATTATGATTCTTCATGATATcccgcaaaaaatattttaaaaaatgtattgtatgGTTGAACCTACTTGGGTCCTTTGAAACCGAAGCTATTTACCAAAACactccataattgactaccgtACATAACTGGTAGGAGATGCGCTGGCAAACTGCCAGACTTCATACAATGAGGGATGTGTGGCTATCACAGGCCTTCAGTGTATAATGTCTGTAGCAGCCGTCGGGCTGTGCGGAGACCAACTGTTAGGTACTGTAGTACTGTAACGTGACagtttaagtaaatattacaattataacaatagtgttttataaataactatgtCCTTTACAGAATGTAGTTTACAtgacatactcgtaattataaaagaaatgtaaataaataagtgagagagaaaaatacaatgaattgagtttttctttttttgtaaaattgtgtttcatcattaacaacccatattcggctcactattgagcacgatctcataatgagagagcttaggccttagtccatctcgctggcccaatgaggattggcagacttccaacacgtagagaattgagaaaattctcagttccACAAAAcgtaaaaaattacgaaattctTTTCATAATTAAGAACTAATATTCatctaacatttaattttatttttatatattatcaaaAAGTAAATGTGATAAGTAAATTtgcaaacttaaaataaaagctcGCTTAATCCCACCTCAACCTTATCTGCCGAAGTGCCGACCTTGACTTCAATAATAatgatcatttatttcaagcaccCGCGCCTCAATGACTTACAAACATTCATTAAAGTCACGGACGCAGTGCGCCATCTATACTGCTCAGTGCTCAGCCCGTCCAGTATTAGCTTGTTGCAAGTCTTACACCGCTGCTCTCGATTAAATTTGCAGACAAAACTAACTCGTTTTATCTTGCAGGAACACCAAATCGACTGaataaattctatttttattataaacgcgaaagtttgtatggattaaATCCTGGATTAACGCCgatgttaaaaataaaggttCGCGcgagatttgttaaaaactgaaattcacgcgaacgaagttgctgACATCAGTAGTACATTCTAATTTTGTCATCaaaaacaatcaaaattaaattaaattaaattgaaaattgtattCATTAAGAACAGGAACATATATTTTGAGTCGTAAATGCATTTTGTATTTCTATCACATAAAAAGCTTTTGAAAACAACCGGATCTCAGGTGcagtaaatgtaaaataattaaatataaatagtatcCTTATGTGCAAGTGCATTATAAAGTTTATATCCTGTTAGAGCTGGTGTGGAATGTGTAAGGTGCCGGCTTTGCATTCCTGGTCCCTACGTTTACAATAACTATGTATTGTTACGCTTGAGTTTAGACAACTGAGCAttcaaacaatttaaaaatgtatttaccgACCATAccaaaaaatctatatataatcCTGTAACAACAAGtgtttatactatttttataaagcgAAAGAGTTTGTTTAAAAACGCTAATCATGGGAACATCCCACCAACATCAACATCAGtttgattttaaaagttttctttGTAAGTAGTGAAATAGTCTTAAATATGCTCTAATAGGATGAAACTAATAAAGCTACCAgactataaaatatagtatttcaCTTTTGTGactattgaaaattttacacaaaacaaaaacaaaactggAATTTGATGCTGACCTGCAAATTCTATTCAATGCTATTTATAAACGATTGTCTTgcggttttattattttattaagtatggtattgtttttttttaataatataaaatggtaGAAAAATTATTCACATAAAGTCACGGATACaagaatattttatgtaaatatgtattgtaattgtgtattaatatacaagtataaataaatggtaATCGACTTTTTTACTTTACATATCGTTTAGAACATGCTCCGCTACAATGTAACGCTACAACATGTCCGTCATGCTGACACGTGCGTCATGCGTCATGCGTCATGTGTCAAGCCTCATGGGCTGGGACCAGTTATTCCAGATTTGGTGCAGTTTTCCTACAACTGCTCGTATAACATCTAATATTTCCATTCTTATTCTAACCATATAAATTATGGCGGACCCACCGCGGTTTCGCTCTCGCACTTGTCGCTTACGTGTTAATGCGGGCattaaatgtagcctatgttacttggtgaagatgtagctttgtaatggtgaaagagtttttaaaatggctcgagtagtttttgagttaaaacttagctgtctcgttggtccaattgtggtttggatcacgaggtccagggttcgaatccagccGACTTTGACGGCCCACCACATGAACAGGCCTCCTTATAGAAGTGGTGATATGGAGGTTCACCACGCCGCTTCAATGCAGGTTGGTGGGCGGTTAGTGATAATGTTTATGCGTTCAACTCAAAACaaaaaacttgtattaaaatgttTGTGATAAGATAGTAACATGTTTGTATGACAAGGATATTAAACAAATCCTTATCTGTGTATCACGtttttagaatataaatatcacgtttttattttctttttttactaaattaaccttttattattttatagcttGCGAACACGATCCAAGCAAATGACATATCtcatgttaaataaaaaacaccCAATATAGTGAACTGCGCTAGTAAACCTATCTATACATTGACCTTTAGTTGACCTCTAGATTAGCCTTAAATAGCACATGATAAAGCTGAAGTAAACAGGTATACCCTAGACCTTGTCTGCGCTCTTTCATGCAgagctatatattatagtactatATACTCGGTGGTGAACCGATGTTGGTGAGTAGGGCAATCGTCTAGGCTCTAACGCCTCGCTCTGCAAGGCTTCTCGTAGACTGGATAGATGTTTTTCAAATCCAATTTTATGTTTTCCCTCCGATATAAATCGTGGATGAAGATTGAATGTAGTTTGAATTGTTCCAGAGCGAGTCGAGCTACTCGTCGGCGGACAGCTGCGGCGGCGGCGAGCACCACGCCGTGCTGAGCTACGAGCAGGTGCGGCGCCTCAACGACGTCATGGACGAGGTGGTGGCCATCCACGGGCGCGGCAACTTCCCCACGCTGCGCGTGCGGCTGCGCGAGCTGGTGGCCGGCGTGCGCGCGCGGCTGGCGGCCGCGCCGGCCGACGGCGGCGCGGGCGTGGCCGTGCGCGACGTGCGCCTCAACGGCGGCGCCGCCAGCCACGTGCTGAGCGCGCAGCCGCAGCCCTACTCCGACATCGACCTCATCTTCACCGCGGAGCTGCCCACGGCCCGCCACTGCGACCGCGTCAAGGCCGCCGTGCTGGCGCACCTGGCCGCGCTCATGCcggccgccgcgccgcgccgccgcgtgCCGCCCGCGGGGCTCAAGGAGGCGTACGTGTCCAAGATGGTGCGCGTCAACTCGGACGGCGACCGCTGGTCGCTGATCTCGCTCGGCAACTCCCGGGGCCACAAGTCCGTGGAGCTCAAGTTCGTGGACACGATGCGCCGCCAGTTCGAGTTCTCCGTGGACTCGTTCCAGATCGCGCTGGACTCGCTGCTGGCGTTCCACGAGTGCGCGCAGCTGCCGATCGGCGAGAACTTCTACCCGACCGTGGTGGGCGAGTCGGTGTTCGGCGACTTCGGCGAGGCGCTGCTGCACCTCGCCGAGAAGCTGATCGCCACGCGCCAGCCGGAGGAGATCCGCGGCGGCGGCCTGCTCAAGTACTGCGCGCTGCTGGCCAAGGGCTACCGCGCCGCGCGCCCCGACAAGATCAAGATCCTCGAGCGCTACATGTGCTCCAGGTTCTTCATAGACTTCCCGGAGCTGGGCCAGCAGCGCATCAAGCTCGAGGCGTACTTGCGGAATCACTTCGTGGGCCGGGAGGAGGAGACGCTAAAGCACAGGTAAACTAATTTTCCAACTCCTAATTAACATTAATCATTTCTGGATACAATCTCTGAGTATCCTTTGACTCACCGCTAACCATCACAATATAATCTAGAAGTGACAGCGAAGTTAAACTCGCAGATTCACCACTTGCGACATGCGAGCAAGGCCTAGGCTAGGAGTGCGATGACAGTACGAGTTCAGATAAATGCAATAGTTATCACATACGAGTGTTCATTCATCAAACGACATAATCTCTAATGTTATCTACTTTCAACCTTTGTTCTcccataattaattttatctatctattaatAATTAGTATTCTCTGACCTCTTATTACTTACACACGCTACGTACAATTTCAAATACACATACAACATTAGaaaatttaatgataaaaaatcacCGACATCAAAAACGTAAATTAATAAGTAGGCCACACGACGAAGAATCATTACTAGATCTCACTTGTGTACGCAAC includes:
- the LOC112047706 gene encoding terminal nucleotidyltransferase 5C isoform X1, producing MADVADTADMNMDDEYGYDMTKIPEIVTDDMNESGYQEGSENSFGDRRDSKEGFGGEGDSDSGVDGVSSGGSTVDDCPVVSINDVVAYYDVRPRRRPVPQLNFYHVDLDRMARDAVVKSESSYSSADSCGGGEHHAVLSYEQVRRLNDVMDEVVAIHGRGNFPTLRVRLRELVAGVRARLAAAPADGGAGVAVRDVRLNGGAASHVLSAQPQPYSDIDLIFTAELPTARHCDRVKAAVLAHLAALMPAAAPRRRVPPAGLKEAYVSKMVRVNSDGDRWSLISLGNSRGHKSVELKFVDTMRRQFEFSVDSFQIALDSLLAFHECAQLPIGENFYPTVVGESVFGDFGEALLHLAEKLIATRQPEEIRGGGLLKYCALLAKGYRAARPDKIKILERYMCSRFFIDFPELGQQRIKLEAYLRNHFVGREEETLKHRYLTLLHGVVRESTVCLMGHERRQTLALIEALACRELCARAPLLLPVPGLPLPGYYVCVCACAACAACAACAACAACAASCDCCRPALCPA
- the LOC112047706 gene encoding terminal nucleotidyltransferase 5C isoform X2 translates to MGVIKVTPDTASLISACDMLDDMKSESSYSSADSCGGGEHHAVLSYEQVRRLNDVMDEVVAIHGRGNFPTLRVRLRELVAGVRARLAAAPADGGAGVAVRDVRLNGGAASHVLSAQPQPYSDIDLIFTAELPTARHCDRVKAAVLAHLAALMPAAAPRRRVPPAGLKEAYVSKMVRVNSDGDRWSLISLGNSRGHKSVELKFVDTMRRQFEFSVDSFQIALDSLLAFHECAQLPIGENFYPTVVGESVFGDFGEALLHLAEKLIATRQPEEIRGGGLLKYCALLAKGYRAARPDKIKILERYMCSRFFIDFPELGQQRIKLEAYLRNHFVGREEETLKHRYLTLLHGVVRESTVCLMGHERRQTLALIEALACRELCARAPLLLPVPGLPLPGYYVCVCACAACAACAACAACAACAASCDCCRPALCPA